CTGTGAACTCCGAACCCCCGTTACTCCACTTTGGATTCCTGGTTCTGTTTACGATTTGGCTTCTTTCTGGAGGATAATCCTTGGCTCAAAGGCTTGCCTTGCTTATTGGGTCTTCTTGGGTTGGCATCATTTCCACGGCTCTGAGGAAATTGCTTGTTATTCTGGTAATTCCAGTCAACCTAGCATTGAATAGAGAGAAGTTTACTTCCAAGCCCTTCCTGTTGACCGATCATGTCATTTCAAGGATGAGCAAGTCGCAGATAGTGGAATGAGAGGTGAGCGAGTGCAGTCTGacactgactgactgtgccaTCATTTCACAGCTTGCTCCTTTATTTAGAATAGCTCATTCAGGGATTAGTGTGCGGGCAGACATTCATCAAAGAGGTCAAAGGTGATGGCGTGAGAGCTACCACTCAGCTTGGGGCTGGGAGAGGTGTTGGACAGGGCTAGTAACCATCACCAGTTCTCGAAAGAAATGCCAAGTGGTTGGAAAGCTGTATTTTTTGGAGGAGTCTTAGTTGTCCTCTGACTTGGGCTCCCAGGTGAACAATACTCACAGCTGCAGCAGAATGGATAAAAGTTCACTGGGGGCTCATTCTCAAAGAACAAACATGACTGTATCTGCTCCCTGTTATAGCCCCATCCAGCGTTCCATTCTATTATATTCGAGACAAGTGTGTATTACAGGTAGGTGTGCATGGCACAAGAGACTAAAACAAAACCACCTATTTGATAATAGTTGAATTCCTGTGCCAATCCCAGTTATCTCACAGTGGGTCCCACAGAGTGTCCCCCACCCTTTCACAGCCTGCCTCACCAAAACCAGCAGATGCTCTGTCCTTTAATGGCCCTTGGAAATCCCATTTGGAAACCAATGCTACAAAGGGAATGGACTAGAATGGGCATAGCTACACGCTGAAGGCATTGATTTCAGATTGTCACCAAGACTTACTGATGAATAATACTCATCCTGGAATTTTGGTTGTCTTCTTCGGTACCACATCTGCAATAAAAATATATTGTTTCATATAAATATTCATACACAAAGCCACAGAAAttattttggaaacaaaatgaTTCTCCAAaacagaatttaataaaatttattATTATATAATTTGTTGAATCTCGAAGATGACGATGAGTGGAAGTTCTCTGAGTATATTAGCCTCTGATCGACTACTCCTGAGTTATGAGCACAAACCCAGCTGATTTACCTATATTCATTCTGCACCTTcaacatccctgattttaattgatCCACTATAGGGGGGCCAATGCCTTCGGCTGTCTGGGCCTCAGACTTTTGGAATTTTTTCCCGAAACCTCTCTGCCTCATTTTCTGTTCAAACATATTGTGAATGGCGTCTATTTGACCAATCTGTTGTTCATTTATCCTAGTACCTCCTTATCTGGCTCATTGCTGAGCTTTGATTTAGAATGGTCCTGTGAAGGGCCTTTGGCGGGATCTTTTATTAAACTagtggtgctatataaatacaggtTAATGTTGATAACTTTAATTATTTTGTAGATTTTATTTCAGAGTGATTTGTGATGACGACCATGTCAATTTTCTGTGAAGGATTGCTTCCCTTTGTCTCAAACGTTGATTTTTAAGGCAGTTGAAAGCTCTCTCAGTAAAGCTTCATTCTAACACATTTATGAAGCTTTCTTCTACCTAAAGTCCAGGCAGAGCCTTCGTCCATGATTGCAATTGAGATGAAACATTGTGACAGGGCCAATGGGTTCAGTAAGTCCTGCACAGTCCAGTATTGCTATATTCCTGTGACTAATTCTCCGTGCTGTAATAGCTCTGGGTacaatgaaaaaaaatgacaacatCACAGTAAACTGTATAAATCAGCACAAATAGTGCAAAAGCACtcagcaaaatcccaaaacaataTAGGCAATAGAAATGTGATGTCTGGGCAGTCACATATCTTTCCCAAGGCTCAAATGAAGTCAATCCATGTCTACGTAattatctctctctttccctctagGCTctatctctacttcctcaggaggctaaggaaattcggcatgtccagaATGACATTTACCAATTTTATAAATGAaccatagaaaacatcctatctggatgcaccacaacatggtatggcaactgctcttctcaACACCACAAAAATCTACAGAGAGTCTTTAACACAGCCTTCACAAAAAGTAGCCtctatccattgattccatctacacttcccactgcaaGCAAGATAATCAAAGAGACCCTCCACACtctggttatattctcttccaacctcttccattgggaaGAAGATATAAAGCTTTGAATACACGAACGAATAGATTCAAGAAACATTTTCTCCCCAGTGTTTTCAGATTTcggaatggacctctcaaatgttaattaattctgatgtctctctccctctgcacctcctctgcagctgtaacactgtattctgcacccTGTCCTACTACCCTGATACACTTTATTTGGTATAATCTGTCTGGATAGCTCAAAACAACACCTTTCACTGTTTCacaatacatgtgacaacaatcaatcaatctccACTTATCACTTACTCCTTTACAAACCCctcccctcttttcagccccatcttcagcatatataccaacatCTTCCTAGTTACAATCAGTTCTAAAGAATGATGAGTGGACCCGAAAagctaattctgctttctctccacttttgctgccaaacttgctgaattactccagcaatttcttttctcatttcagggCTATGCAATTGCAAAAACAACTGATCAGATCTAaggtctgcagtcctgccatatccattCGTGAATGGTGGGAGACAACTAATCagctcactggagaaggagactccaaaaatatccccatcctcaataatgggacAGCCCAGcaatcagtgcaaaaaataaagctgaagcatttgcagcaatcttcagccggaAATGTTgaatagatgatccatctcagcttcttCCAGAGGgcctgtcttcagccaatttgattcactccatactATATCAAGGAACACTGAATGCAGTGAATAATACAAAGGCTATGGACTCTGACAATATTCCAACAATACTCCTGAAGACCTTACCCAATTGCAGATCAGATCCCCAACCACAATCATGCTGCTTTTCACCCCAGTGTTGCGATCAGACCACCTACTCCTCACATGTTCCCAGTGGCAGCTGAAGAATCAGTTGCTGATGCACTCTGGCATTTCCCCACCTCACCTTGGCAGTCTCACTGAATTCTAGGGCACAACCAGgaagatggcggaatttgaatttgtTAAATGTCTGGTATTAGGAGTCAAAcaatgactatgaaaccattgccaattgtcaggggaaaaaaaacccatctggctcaccgATGCCCTTTCGAAAAGggaactgccacccttacctggcctggcctacacatgactccaacACGCACAGCAATATAGCTGGCACTTAACTGCTCTTAGGGCAATCAGGGAGAAATTAATAATtgttggcccagccagggatgcccacattccatgagtggatttaaaaaaagttaattccAGTTAAATATATAAGAAATTAAATTGGAATATATGAAAACATTTAGAATTTATAGTTGTGCTAAAACTGGAGTGGAGAACCTAAGCCTATCCAAGCCTGGATCAGTTGAATAAGTACGGCAAGGAAAGGTTAACTGGGAGAACCGGTTGTTGAGGCCAATTCAATTGCAAAATTTACACATCTATAAGACATAAGAGGGTACATTTACCATTACTCAGAATAATGAGCTTAAAATAAAAGATTACCTCTTCATCACTTTCAAAGGAGGCTGATTCACTGCTGCTGTCCATGAATGCATCTCTGCTGTCCATGCACTGTAGATACACATCAACGACTGCACCAAAGGAATAGCTAACGCGGCTTTGGCATGTGGTCATTTTCTGCAGCAGTGAAATAAAGATCAGTTTATCTAATTAACTTGATAATTGGAGGTGAATTAAAACAGTTGATCATGAGAATAAAACAAATAAGATTCAGGGTCGATCACATGcagtacgatcatggctgatcttcttccTCAGTCCCAATTTCCTTCCCACTCCCCATTGCCTGTGACTTCCCTCGATGTCATAAACAGAACTGTCAGTTGTAGTCCTGAATTTATTCACTGATGGAACATTGGCAGCCTCCTAGGATAGAGGATTCCAAAGATTCGTAGTATACTCAGTTACCAAgcaaaattctcctcatcttagttttaAATAGTTAACCTTTAGCTCTGACTGTGCTGCAGATTCCCCAGTCGGCACAAACAAACTCTCAACCTTGTCATACCCCTGCAGAATATTATAGTTTCAATGACTGCACCTCTTATTGTTCTAAAAATCAGAGTATAAAGGCTTATTTTACTCCAACTCTCATCATAGAAAAGCTCTCTTAACCCAGGAATCCTGTGGTGCACTTCAGGTTCAACTATCTAGAAAGCAAGTGTATCCCCCTTTAGATGTGAAGACCAAATGTGAACACGGTGATTCCGGTAAGGTGTCAGTAAAGTTAACATAGAATGtgaaacagtacagcacaagaacaggccctttggcccatgatgttgtgctgaacatgatgccaaattaaactaatcccttctaccTGCCTTTGAtccgtatccctccattccttgcatgttcatgtgcttatctaaaagcctctTAAATGCTACTAATGTATATGCCTTCACCATGACCCTGGCAgaacattccagactcctaccaccctctgtgtaaaaaacttgcccctcacacctcctTTGAACCTTTCCTCCCTCCTTTTAAATATATTAGAtatttcaattctgggaaaaagattcgaACCGTCAACACTATCTGTGCATCGCAAAAATTCATCGACTTCTATAAGATCTGCACAATTGTAGCAAGATTTCTTTATTCTCATACACCAACCTCCTACTCCTTGTCTTCCTAAATGCTTGGTGCACCTATATCTGAACTTTCTTGAGTTTCATGTACGACAACATCCAAATCCCCCCAATACAAATGTTTGATCGCTTGTCaccacttttaaaaatattctgtctTATATTAAACCTCTAGAAACATCAATGATCTTGACATACATTATTACTTGCATCAAGAGGAAGATGTTCTGAAAGAGGTTTCCTCCAGAAATTAAAGATTACATAAATGCTTTTGAAATTTTCAAGTGGTGTTTGGAAGTGGCTTTGATCAAAACTTTTCAAATCAAAAATTTCACAGAGCTGACATCTGAAACACCCCCAAAAAAACTGGATGTTGGAGGTTCAGGACTCAGAGTAATAGATTTCTATTTGGCAAGGACATCAGGAAATGTTGATCAAAGGTGGATGTCATACATTAAGGTTTGGATtaactatgatctcattgaattattTCCTTTTGGTTTTATCGTCACCACTGGTTTTAAGCAAAAAGGTGTTTCTTAACCTTCCTCGCTGTCCGTCTTTCTCTATCCTCAGATAATAAAAACTAAACTGTTTTATAAAATAATTGTCATGTGATTCTTAAATTTTCAAGTGTTAGAAATGCTACTTTGAGAGGATCAGACAGGAAGGGAGGAGGCTAAAACAGTCAGAGCAGTAGCAAAGCGCACTGAGAGCGAGAGCCAGTGAGAGAGTGATCTTATATCACTCACACTTTGAGGGGTTGAGCAAAAGTAGGGGTTGAGCAAAAGTAGGAAACAGTAATGGAACATTCAGAGTGGTTGTGGTTCAAAGGTCATAGAGCAAGTGTGGGCAGTGAATGAAGGAGGGCCGGATACAGGAGTGGAGCATATCAAAGAAGGATGAAGAGTTAGGGAATGTGACAACGGCAAGGAGATGATGTAAGTTAGTGGTGAAGTGAGACAGGGTAGTTAAATTGAAACAAGCAGTGAAGTGAATGAgcaagtgattggaggaagagaTGAGTCACATTTTCACTGCATTCCCTAAGCATAGTATACAGCAATTGGCATGTCTCCCATCCAATCAGACCAGTCTCCACGTCAAAAAAGTAAAACAGTAAAACGACTGAAAAGGAAGGACTAGGAACAGTTAAAGCTGGGAAAGGAAAGCAGCCAATAACACAAAAACTGGGACGGAAGCAGATGAGAATATTAGCTGCAGAAATCAACAGACCAATGCTGTTCTCTAACACATTCCAATATGGAAACACAGCAGAATGAATGGTACTTGTACACATAAAGATAAACATTTGAAGGCGACAATACAATACTACAACATGAATGATGACTCTTCATATGTGAGCCTCACTATCTAGTGCTGACTAGCTTTTTGACGATGAGCCAATTCATTCCCTACTCCACAATCACAATAACTCACTGTGGGAAGAGGATGTTGTACAGTCATGAGAATGTGAATGCTGGCTAATTGTATCTCTCTTTCATCTGTAGTGCCATTACTGGTTGCAATTAGCAACGTTACCATCATCTAAAAACAATGTTGTTTTCTCTGAATCATCATTTTCCATTGATATTGTTGTTAATGAGTTTAGAAACCCTGGATGAAACCCAGAACACCCAGCAGAaaaggggagaacgtgcaaaacccacgcagtcacctgaggctggaatcaaacccaggatcctagcgctgtgaggcagcattgcttaCCACCAAATCACCCAACTTGTTTTCCATTGATAGCTACACATCAATATTTTTATCATTAAATCATTAATAATATTTTAAGTTAATCATAATTAATGTTACATGCTTGCTTTGCAGGAGTCTGTTTCTGAATTTTAAGATGAATCTTCTAAATAAAGAAAGCTAGATTCTAACTAAG
The window above is part of the Stegostoma tigrinum isolate sSteTig4 chromosome 7, sSteTig4.hap1, whole genome shotgun sequence genome. Proteins encoded here:
- the LOC125454237 gene encoding uncharacterized protein LOC125454237 → MNSFLLALAVLQTLRFSVGIPMTDFTPIVQDALKESILQLNRNTVSDYLLKATSNELLYITSTGPNEIAVDLRFTARETLCPKTGGFDSENCELSNDPFAKMTTCQSRVSYSFGAVVDVYLQCMDSRDAFMDSSSESASFESDEEMWYRRRQPKFQDEYYSSVDWNYQNNKQFPQSRGNDANPRRPNKQGKPLSQGLSSRKKPNRKQNQESKVE